The region aagaaactaaatgtcattcagtatgctagtaagactctagacagtgcccagacaaATTATGCTACTACGGGAAAAaaattagcagttgtatttgcttgtgataagttcagaccttatattgttgattctaaagtaactgttcacactgatcatgctgctattaaatatattatggaaaagaaagatgctaaacctagacttattagatgggttctcctactataataatttgatttgcatattattgatagaaagggagctgagaaccccgttgcagacaacttgtctaggttagagaatgttcttgatgacccactaccgattcatgatagcttccctgatgaacaattagctgtcataaatgcctctcgtactgctccttcgtatgttgattatgctaattacattgttgctaaatttataccacctagtttcacataccagcaaaagaaaaagtttttctatgatttaagacattacatctaggatgacccacacctttataaagaaggagtagatggtgttattagatgttgtgtacctgagcatgaacaggaacagatcctacgcaagtgtcactccgaggcatatggaggacaccacgctagagatagaactgcgcataaggtattgtaatccggtttttattggcctactctcttcaaggatgcacataagtttgtattgtcttgtgatgaatgtcaaagaattggtaatattagtagacgtcgagaaatgcctatgaattattctcttgttattgaaccatttgatgtttggggctttgattatatgggaccgtttccttcctctaatgggtatacacatattttagttgctgttgattacgttactaaatgggtagaagctattccaactagtagtactgatcataacacctctattaagatgcttaaagaagttatttttccgaggtttggtgtccctagatacttaatgactgttggtggttcacattttattcatggtgctttttgtaaaatgcttgctaagtatgatgttaatcatagaattgcatctccatatctcccacagtctagtggccaagtagaattgagtaatagagagctcaagttaattttgcaaaagaatgttaataggtctagaaagaactggtccaagaaacttgatgatgcattatgggcttatagaactacatataagaatcctatgggtatgtctccatataaaatggtttatggaaaagcatgtcacttacctctcgaactagaacataaggtatattgggccattaaagagctcaattatgatttcaaacttgctggtgagaagaggttatttgacaatagctcacttgatgaatggagaacccaggcctatgaaaatgccaaactgtctaaagaaaaagttaaaagatggcatgacaaaaggatacaaaagcgtgagtttaatgtaggtgattatgtgttgctataaaactctcgtttaagattttttgcaggaaaacttctctctaaatgggaaggcccttacatcattgaggaggtctatcgttctggtgccataaaaatcaacaactttgaaggcacaaatccaaaggtggtgaacggtcaaagaatcaaactttatatctcaggtaaccctataaatgttcaaactaatgttattgaaaccgtaaccccggagaaatatataagggacactttccagaatgtttcagactccgaaaaggaataggtatgtggtacggtaagtaaaccgactccaaaatagttctaatagcaatttttctccgttttggaatatttaagaaaataggaaaataagaagtagtctgtgaaggacacgaggcatccacgagggtggtgggcgcgccctacccccctaggcacgccccctgcctcgtgggcacctggtgtgctctccggactccgttttcttgcacgatacttcttttggtcggtaaaaattcattatataatctcccgaaggtcttgaccaccgtatcacgcaaatatcccctgtctttgtttcgagctgttttctgtcatatttgtcaaggccaagcatcatgtcgtcatcctcctccaacaatgaaggcaacgatgcttggctgatgaagatggagctgaagagagaagaacccggagagatcaacaaggaggataggatcaagaaggtcatggaggatcaagctccatcggcagaagaagaagacatccaacCTCTTTACCCCACCTGAGAttaaagctttcaagatgattgagttagctcgcatacaaaacaagtatctcacacgtgaaaatattttgttgaaggaccatatcattgcactcaagggcattatccgcaaattggaagagctcctacgctcgatgtgcgactatccatcatcatcaccaccttcttcaccatcaaagaagacataaacacatgggtatgggcactccccttggcaactgccaagcttgggggaggtgccccggtatcgtatcaccatcacactcctatctttaccgttctacttagttcggtccttttagtaatatcttgatctagtagaataaagttttggcatgatttagctttgagttttgctttatgtccctctatgtaatcgagtccgtgagctatatataataaagattagtgctgagtcaagggctttgccatcttgctatgctattgagggaataaaagaatgaaaagaaataaaagagatcatattgatcttatggagagtaatgacttcacatagaaagagtacgatgaataaaagttgttgagagttggcaaacatagttttggtcatcgttgcaattaatatgaagtatAAAGAaacagaggttctcacatataaatatactatcttggacatcttttatgattgtgagcactcattaaaatatgacatgttaaagagttgatgttggacaaggaagacaacgtaatgggttatgttttctcatatccgaattaaagtatattgtcgtggatcatccaacatgttgaacttgccttttcccctcatgctagccaaattccttgcaccaagtagagatactacttgtgcttccaaatatccttaaacccagttttgccatgagagtccaccatatctacctatggattgagtaagatccttcaagtaagttgtcatgttgcacgcaataaaaattgctttctaaatatgtatgacttattagtgtggagaaaataagctttatacgatcttgtgatatggaagcaataaaagcgatggactgcataataaaggtccatatcacaagtggcaatataaagtgacgttcttttgcattaagatttcgtgcatccaaccaaaaagcacatgacaacctctgcttccctctgcgaagggcctatcttttacttcttgtCTTATacatatgcaagagtcatggtgatcttcacctttcctttttatattttatcctttggcaagcaccttgtgttggaaagatcctgatatatatatccagctggatgtaagttagcatgaactattattgttgacattacccttgaggtaaaaggttgggaggcaacactataagcccctatctttctctgtgtctgattaaaactccataaccataagtattgcgtgagtgttagcaattgtgaaagactaaatgatagttgagtatgtgcacttgctgaaaagctcttatattgactctttccgatgttatgataaattgcaattgcttcaatgaccaagattatAGTTTTTAGTCCTCAATGAAGTttgtgattcatacttgacattgtgaatagattgttacttgagcataagaaatcatatgataatatctatatatgttgttgttataagaatgatcatgatgccctcatgtccgtattttattttatcgacacccctatctctaaacatgtggacatatttttcgatatcggcttctgcttgaggacaagcgaggtctaagcttgggggagttgatacgtccattttgcatcatgcttttatatcgatatttattgcattatgggttgttattacacgttatgtcacaatacttatgcctattctctcttattttacaaggtttacatgaagagggagaatgccagcagctggaattctgggctagaaaaggagcaaatattagagacctattctgcacaactccaaaagtcctgaaactccatgaaagtaatttttggaattaacaaaaaaatactgagcggaagaagttccagaggggggccacccaccatccacgagggtggggggcacgccccctgcctcgtgggccacctggcagccctccggtggccatcttctgctatatgaagtcttttaccctggaaaaaaaatcataagcaagctttcgggatgaaactccgccgccacgaggcggaaccttggcggaaccaatctagggctcccgcggagctgttctgctggggaaacatccctcgggagggggaaatcatcaccatcatcatcatcgtcgatcctctcatcgggagggggtcaatctccatcagcatcttcaccagcaccatctcctctcaaaccctagttcatctcttgtatccaatctttgtcccaaaacctcagattggtacctgtgggttgctagtagtgttgattactccttgtagttgatgctagttggtttattcggtggaagatcatatgttcagatcctttatgcatattaatacccctttgattatgaacatgaatatgatttgtgagtagttacgtttgttcctgaggacatgggagaattcttgctgtaagtagtcatgtgaatttggtattcgttcgatatcttgatgagatgtatgttgtctctcctctagtggtgttatgtgaacattgactacatgacacttcaccattgtttgggctagaggaaggcattgggaagtaataagtagatgaatgggttgctagagtgacagaagcttaaaccctagtttatgtgttgcttcgtaaggggctgatttggatccatatgtttcatgctatggttaggtttaccttaatacttcttttgtagttgcggatgcttgcaataggggttaatcataagcgggatgcttgtccaagaaaggacagtacccaagcaccggtccacccatatataaaattatcaaagtaacgagcgtgaatcatatgagcgtgatgaaaactagcttgacgataattcccatgtgtcgtcgggagcgcttttctctgtaTAAGAACTtgcccaggcttttcctttgctacaaaaaggattgggccaccttgctgcactttatttactttcattggttgttcccgttacaaattaccttatcacaaaactatctgttaccgataatttcagttcttgtagagaataccttactaaaacccgcttgtcatttccttctgctcctcgttgggttcaacactcttacttctcgaaaggactacgatagatcccctacacttgtgggtcatcacctcacCATCCAGCTACCCAGTAACACTGCTAGCCTCTTTGAATGGTGGTCCTTGGCCATGCAAGACTACCCGGCTCATCATCGTAAGGTCCTTGGGATTCTTGTTTCTCCCGTTTGGACAATCTAGAAGCATCGCAATGCCCGCATCTTTGACGGTGCCACACCATCACATACGCACCTTGTCCACACCATACAGGAGGAAGCTCACACCTGGGCAAAACTGAGTGCTAGAGGGCTAAAAGAATCTCCAATATGTGGCCTATAATAGGGAACAAAAGGTGGTTGGAGCAATTTTGCAACACCATAAAGTGTATTTTTACAACACTAACAGCCTTCAAATCCAATTGATGgcctaaaataaaagtgaaaatggCAGTCGCACCACAATTTTGTTGTCTTCAAATGCATATGTTCACCAATATACGAGCTATGACTAATTTGAACTTTCCAAAATCATCACACATAACTTAAAACATAACAAATTAACCAGCGAATCCACATATTAATTTGAAATGCAAACCAGAGCGTCTAGTGCATCATATCAAATATAGTTCATCATCGAAGCAAACAAAAGTGCACATAAACATAAAAGTATCATAGCCTCTCAACTTTCCTCTTCCCCTTATCACTTGCCACGGTGTTGACAATGGTCTCGGTGTGAACATTGGCCTCATGGCGGTCACTAGCTTTTTCATGTTCATTGTCACGTGGTGCACCATCGATGCCGCCACCTTGACCTCGACCGAAGCCGGCTCTCATGGCACTCATGGTGTTACCAAAGCCATCTCCCATGGCACCCATTGTTCCACCAAAGACACCCATTATGCTGCCACCCATCGTACCACAAAATCCACCTCCTATAGTACCCATCGCACCACCATAGGCACCTCCCATGGCACCTATCATTGTTACCAAAGCCACCTCctatgcatcatgttcatcaaacaaCCAATGAATCCTCCCATGTTGCCACCCATTCCTCCTACCATGTCCGCCGCCCATCATGTTACTCCTAGCATGGCCTCCTTTGCCAACATTTCATTGCGACGAAGATATATATGCCTCTTGCTTCATGCCAAGACAACTTATGTCCATGAACATAAGTCTTTCGCTTTTTCCTTGGCTCCCTTAAGCTCACCAATAGCCACATTCCTCTCCTCGAGCTCCACTGTCCGCTCCTCCGCAACCTTTTCTCCTCTGCCNNNNNNNNNNNNNNNNNNNNNNNNNNNNNNNNNNNNNNNNNNNNNNNNNNNNNNNNNNNNNNNNNNNNNNNNNNNNNNNNNNNNNNNNNNNNNNNNNNNNNNNNTCATCAGCACTACAAATGCACACAAAATTTAATATAAGAACATATGCACCTCATCATTGCACTCATCTCGAAttgacaaaaaaaatgaaaaacaagggATTGCTTTACCTCTCCGACATTTCGTCGAACATGTTGCCGAAGATAGCAACGAGCGTCGACAGCTCGTCCTCCACggtcggaggtggtggtggtgggggggtacAAAAGTAGCAACTATCACCGAAGAAGTCGCGGTAGGGGACaaagcgggggggagggggggcatgGTGGCAATACGCTTCATCTTCTTCAGACGGGATGAAGGGTTCGTGCGGCGGCCTCTTTCCCACCGCCGCCAGCTCATTGATTGGTCGTGCTGGCCTTCTTCCGCACCGGCGGTTCCTTCTCGGTGGCGGCGGTGGGTCATGGGGACACAAATCCGCGGTGTCGATTAGGAGGACATGGCGGTGCCGGCGGAGGGAGTGTCAGGAGAAGATGATGCCGCCATGGTCAGAAGCGTCGGAGTGGCTCGGTGGCTACGGGGTCGGAGGGGTCGTCCATGGGGCTCCATCGGTTGTCATGCAAGCGGCGTCAGGCGGGGATGCGCATGGCGCGGGAACTTTCCGCGTGACAGTTGGCGACTCGCACGACCGACTTAgttttgctccagccacccaagtgTTGCGAATTGGTGTTGTAAATTTGGTGTAAAAGAATTTGTATATAGCTAGGGCATCTATTGAAGCACCGTTTTTGTCCCCTGGTAATGTAAAAAGCGGTTAGGCCCTATTATAAGGCACATATTAGAGATGCTCTAAGAATCGTTATCTCTGTAATCTAATTTTCATTGCTACTTGGGAATGAGCAACCCCCTCTCTCTGCTCAAATGCGTTCCCGTATGCGCCTGTTAGCGTATGCTATTCGACGATCGTTACAAATGTAATGTCTACCTCATACGCAACATGCGTATTTGTGAAAAAAGAGAATCGGCTATGTACTCCAAAGAAATCCAGAGTCTCCAAAAATAAGTGGCATAGAGTGCGCGCGTCAGCAACAGTAAGTACTTGGCTGGATGCAACGTTTGCCCCCGATCACCCTCACATCTCCCCGGCCAGACGGCCTGGCTTGGAAAGCACCTAGCCGGCCGGAGCCCCACCGGCGCTTGCCGCTGGGCACCTCTGCCACCTATTTATATCTCGTACGCCTAGGTCTCTCTCCCTCCAGACACGCACTTTCCCCTCCTTCAACTAGCGCTTTGCGGCCGGTGCTCCTcccctcctcgatccagttcctcacCACACCAACAGCGCAACCCACCGTGCCTCCCCTCCTCTAATCTTCCAATTCCAACCATCCTTTTCTCCCCTCCTCAGCTCCGAACAGCAGGCATGGACAACCAGCAGCTCTTTGGTTCCTCCTACGTGGACGCGCCTTTCTTCGCGGCCAATGGTACGTCCGACGCCGCGCGCCCCCGGTGTTTGCGCATGCGATGATGCAGCTGCAGCAGCTTCAGTTTCACCGGCCAGGACACGCATGTGATGCCCTTTTTTCCATGTCGTGGTTGTATGTGTGCAGGCACGGCGCAGCGGGAGAGCCAGCCGAAGGCTCGGCGCAGGCGGCGGAAGGCCGCGAGATGCGGCGGAGGGGATGGTAACGGCGGGGAGATGGACGGAGGAGGGGACCCCAAGAAGCGGCGGCTCACCGATGAGCAGGCAGAGATGCTGGAGCTGAGCTTCCGGGAGGAACGCAAGCTGGAGACTGGCCGGAAGGTGTATCTGGCCGCCGAGCTCGGGCTCGACCCCAAGCAGGTCGCCGTGTGGTTCCAGAACCGCCGGGCGCGCCACAAGAGCAAGACGCTCGAGCAGGAGTTCACCAGGCTCAAGCACGCTCACGACGCAGACATCCTCCACAAATGCCACCTCCAGAACGAGGTAAGCTTACTCGCACACACTCACACTGGCATACATATGGCGCCGTGCATATCAGTTCCTCTTCGTTCTTGCACAAGAGCTGACTGACACACATATGGCCAGGTGCTGAGGCTGAAGGAGAGGCTGAGAGCGACTGAGGAGGAGGTGCAGCGCCTCAGGTCGGCAGCTGGGAGCCACGGGGCATCCGGCGATGGCGGAGACGCCGCTGGCGCCGTTAGCGTGTGCGGCGGGAGCCCAGGCTCGTCCTTCTCGACGGGAACCTGGCAGCAGCATCTGGGTTTCAGCGGGGCAAACGAGCTGGGGCCGGACGATGACCTGATGATGTGCGTACCCGACTGTTTTTTCGCATGAATTAGCTAGAGTTTATGGTGGCTACGCCGATAGCAGCGTGTTCGAGTGTTTTTTAGCATGAAATAAAATCTCCTACAAAATAGGCGCGTTAATTGCGCTATAGCTGCTCGGGAGCCTCGCCGCTATGCTATGGCTGCCGCCGCCAAATCCTCCACAAATACCTCCAAAGGGCTGCAGAATCAGGAAATACCTCTAGAAATCATCTGTCCCGCCGGATAAGTTGTTGCTATTTGCTGTGATTGCCTGCTTTGCGGCCGGTATAGCTGCTGAGAGAGGCTGCCACTAAATCGTTTCTCCCGCAATTTTAATCTTTGGTTTTTAGCCTGTATATATGGGGTGATTTGAAATTGACACGAGCTGGACATCAACTACATGCTGATCGATTACTATTCTAGTTAGCCATAGTTTTAATTAATAAGTTGGGACGACGATCTCTAAGCGTGCGTATTGTTTAATTATCTATCAACAGTGTTGATTAATGGCAAAAGCTTGCAAGCTAGCAAGTGTAGTACTGGTCACTCTCTTGAAGATCACAGATGATGTGTAGTGTTATTAtttgatatatactccctccgtcccataatgtaggacGTTTTTCGACACTATTATAGTGACGAAAAACgtcctacattatgggacggagggagtattttacttCAGCCGTATATTGTCTTCTTAGGGAAGCAGTGTGTATGTGCAAGTTGGCAATcatctttgcaaatgaagctctaaATATTGCTGATGATGTTGTTGGTGGTGAGTGGTGAGTACAATATACAATTTCAAACTGTCCAGTAATAACATATTAAAATGATGATTATACGTTGGTTTCGTAAAATGAATGTCAAATCCAAAAGGATGACATTTTTCACGGCCAATGATGATTATATGCCcttgtgttctaatataactttgtaAAGCATGAAATTTATTTATATCAGTTCATTTCCCCACACTACTGGCTACATGGTGCTTTTGCTCCTATGTACGTACTTATATACTGCTCCAACTCTTTGGTAAAGTTAAGTGCGCGACTGCAGAACGTACATGGATTAACTTCAACAAATTTAAGTGTAATTAAGAACGGGTCACAAAATATAAGAAACTCAGAATATTATGACTTTACCCTAGCTAGACGGAGAATAGTAGACTAATCCAAGACCGAATGGGCAATTAAGTTGCATTTTGCTGAATTTGAAAAGTTTGTGCATCAAATTTTTGTAATAACTGATGCAATCAAATTTCGATATTAACTTGACATAGTTTATGGTAATGTGAAGCTTGAGATGGGGAGGGGATTTGTGACAATGCAGGGACGGGGGCACGCAGATTGTGGGCCGCCGATCTACGCCAAGATTGAGAAATCTGTTTGTGTATATAACGTTTTCATCTAGTATAAGTTGTGATATATGTGCGTAATGCCATTGTATATTGAAGCCATATACCTGTCGTTGTGGGGTAGTGTAACTGTTCGTGTGGGGTAGTCTAATAATACAATGAGTGAATCTAACATAGACAAATAACAGCCAAAGCAAAACCATTCATTCGGACCATTCATGCTGCTGTTCTTCTTACTTCATGTCTGTCCTTCTAGTTCACTCTCATCCTACAAGAAATACCACCCTGGAGCAAGATTTGTTATTCTTCGCATCTACTGAAGTATCAAGGGTATCAACAACACAAGTGGACTTCTATCCGAAGATTGCTAAAAAAAACTTTGTTCTGCTTGTATATTTCATGTCCACAACTGTTTGTTCTTGTACAACAATTTGAACTGTATAATACTGGTCGAATCTCGTCGTCAATGTTTTTCTTTTGGGTACGTATGACTCAACTCGCTTGTTTAGTTTGTAGTACATATATGTTGGATACTTTAATTCGGTGTGCTATGAAGTACTACGATATTGTATCTTAATTACAAGGGGAATAATATTGCTACGTGTGTTATTATGTATCTATAAACAAATTGCGGCAAGTTACAGAGAGTGAAACATAATATTCCGAGTCATACCATCCATTTTGTCTTGGTGAAACTTAATCTGTTGAAATTTTAGTTAGTTTATTGGTTTGAAATCGTGACTACTAAGATTACAGTGTACTCGCTTGTTTAGTTTGTAGTATCTATCTGTTCGACATATTAACTCTCTCTACTACGAAATATTACAATCTTGAAACTTACAATGACAATACAACTTCTAGGCCTATGGTTCTGTATGTAAATCAAAGTTGTATTAAGTTACAGAGGGTGACACTAAAGTTTTAGTCTTAAGTtactttttttcgaaaaggaggataaacccgggcctctgcatctgggagatgcatacggtcattttattgattattcttgagGATCTTGCAAAGTACAACAATATgcgtgaatccaccatcttggcagcaTCTGCCACTATCCAAATGATGAACGGACGCAAGCTGGGCCACATACCCatacctctcacctaagcctaacatctaaagccggaggccccgaccGAGCCATCTGCTGGGTCCGGGGCTCATACCGGTCTGacacactcacatgtgtcgtcgccgccattttCCACTGGTCGATCTTTGGAGCagattgaggtgacaaccttggcaggtcctccgccatcgacgccaaacgacgacctccacctGCGCGAGCCTTGGCAGGTCCTCTGCCATTTACGCCACCACAACGCCAGCCGACAacctccacctacgcgagtccatctccaagcaacggACGTAAATCCATGCTAGGAAAGGGACGCACCACCGCCGTCGCCCGCCACCCATATGCGCCACCcaaccccaaggttcccaaagcggcgtcttcaagaagggaacggcgccgtgagcgccgccaccgcccaacaGAGTTAGGGCTTTCACCCGGGAGACCTAGGGGAAGGTGAAGTGAGGAGATCAGTCCAtatcgacgcctccaaggagggaaacgGCGCCCTCAGGCGTCGCCATCGACGCGGACGGTCATGGCCGGCCAGGGATTTCGCCCAGACTAGATCTCCGCCACCAGCACATCCTGTACAGAACTGGCGACCGAGAGGAAGCGCAGCCCGACCAGGCTGGcccgtgatatgtccattttgcatcatgcttttatatcgatatttattgcattatgggttgttattacacgttatgtcagaatacttatgcctattctctcttattttacaaggtttacatgaagagggagaatgcctgcagctggaattctgggctagaaaaggagcaaatattagagacctattctacacaactccaaaagtcctgaaactccatggaagttatttttggaactaataaaaaataatgagcgaag is a window of Triticum dicoccoides isolate Atlit2015 ecotype Zavitan chromosome 2B, WEW_v2.0, whole genome shotgun sequence DNA encoding:
- the LOC119368074 gene encoding homeobox-leucine zipper protein HOX14-like, which gives rise to MDNQQLFGSSYVDAPFFAANGTAQRESQPKARRRRRKAARCGGGDGNGGEMDGGGDPKKRRLTDEQAEMLELSFREERKLETGRKVYLAAELGLDPKQVAVWFQNRRARHKSKTLEQEFTRLKHAHDADILHKCHLQNEVLRLKERLRATEEEVQRLRSAAGSHGASGDGGDAAGAVSVCGGSPGSSFSTGTWQQHLGFSGANELGPDDDLMMCVPDCFFA